The genomic DNA TTTTTTCGATAACGCCATCTTTTACTAGCATAGAGTAGCGCCAGCTGCGTTTGCCAAAGCCTAGCTCGTCTTTATCTACCAACATACCCATGCCTTCGCTGAATTCACCGTTACCATCGGGGATAACTGTGATGTTTTCAGCTTCTTGGTCAGCAAGCCATGCGTTCATTACAAAGGTGTCGTTGACGCTGATACACACAATGTCGTCTACGCCATTCTCTTTAAGTACACCCGCTAGCTCGTTGTAGCGTGGTAAGTGAGTCGATGAGCAGGTTGGCGTAAAGGCACCTGGTAGGGCGAATACTACAACGGTTTTGTTTTTAAACAGTTGTTCAGTGGTCACATCTACCCATGCGTCGCCTTGGCGAGTATGAAAGGTAACACTGGGTACGGCTTGGCCTTCGCGATTCTCTAACATAATGTATCTCCGTAAGATGTTGTGTCTAATTAAAAGTGTTCGTTGTTTCGATAGAACTAGTATCCATATTTCAATCTGATAAGTAAAAGCGATTAAATCTATCTTAGTGATAGCTTTTGGCTATCAAGCAACTGAATCAGCAAATTCATCTTAATACTTCACTTAATTACAGATAATAAGAGGCCAGTAGCATCAAGGTTTGACTTGTTTTAGATCAATTTAACAGTGGGCTTGAGGCTAAGCGAGCAGGCTCGCTTAGTCGTCGAGCTCGCCACTTTGTATGCGCTCGGCTCGAGCGCGTAGGTATTCGATGGTAAACAGCAGTAACGCGGAGATTAGGATCAATAAGGTGGCGACGGCTAAAATGGTAGGGTTAATCTGCTCTCTTAATCCAGAGAACATTTGTCGAGGAATGGTTCGTTGCTCGGGGCCAGCTAAAAACAATACCACCACCACCTCGTCGAAGGAGGTGATAAAGGCAAACAGGGCACCAGAGATCACGCCAGGTCTAATCAAGGGCATGATCACTTTAAAAAAGGTAAAGGTGGGTCGAGCACCTAGCCCTAGCGAGGCGTTGACTAATGAATAGTCGAAACCCGACAGGGCGGCATTCACGGTGATCAGCACGAAGGGCGTACCGAGCGCGGCGTGGGCCAAAATCACCCCTAAATAGGAGCCCGCTAAATTAAGCTGACTGTAAAAAAAGTACATGCCCGCGGCGGTGATGATCAACGGCACAATCATCGGCGATAATAAAATGGCCATCCACAGTTTCTGCCAGGGCATGGCTGGGTTGCTTAAACCTATTGCTGCCAAGGTGCCAAGCACGGTAGCGATTAAGGTGGCACAAATGCCAATCAAGAAACTGTTTTTAATGGCTAATAGCCATTTATCGTCATGCCAAATCTCGGCATACCATTTCAAGGAGTAGGCTTCTGGATCTAAGGCTAGCATGCCGTCGGTGAAGGTGAAGAAGGGCTCAACGTTGAACGACAGTGGAATAATTACCAATATAGGCAGCATTAAAAACGCCAATACTAGCAGCGAGCTAAAGCGCAGGCCGTAGTGAGCGAGAATGTGCCAGAAACTATAGTATTTAGGGTAGTTTTTCATGATTAACCCAACTTAATGTTGTTTACGCCAACATAGCGATCGTAGAGCCAGTACAAGCCAATAATGAGCGCCAGCAGCAATGAGCCGAGCGCGGCGGCCAGCTCCCAGTTGTTTGACGACTGCATGTGGAAGGCAATGATGTTGGAGATCATTTGCCCTTCGGTACCGCCTACAATGGCGGGGGTAATGTAGTAACCAATGGAGATAATAAATACCAACAGGGCCCCTGCACTCACCCCAGGAATGGTCATTGGCAGGTAGATTTTGATAAAGGCCGGCAGCGGTTTTGAACCTAAAGACAGCGCAGCTCTATAGTAACTGGGGTCGATATTTTTCATCACACTGTAAAGCGGCAAAATCATGAACGGCAATAAAATGTGGGTCATGGCAATGATGGTGGCAAATTGGGTGTAAAGCAGCTCTAGGGGCTGATCGATAATGCCGATCTTCATCAGCGTCGAATTCACCACTCCATTGGTTTGCAAAATGGCGATCCAAGAGGTGGTTCTCACTAGTAGTGAGGTCCAGAAGGGCAGCAGCACCAGCACCATTAGGCGGTTGGCAATTTTGCTGGATGCGTTGGCCAAGTAGTAGGCTAAGGGGTAAGCCAGTAGCGCCGTTAACAGGGTAATGATTAAGGCAATTTTTAGGCTTTTCCAATACAGCTTCAAATAGATTTGAGTATCACGCTGTTCTATCTCGCCATCGCTATTGCGCTGTAAATCGAAGGTGGTGAGATAATAGCTGTCAGTAAAAGCGGGGCCTGCACGCTTAATGGCTCGCCAAACCGTAATGTCCTGCCATTTTTTTGAATAGCCCAGCAGCAGTTGGTCGCCCTGTTGTTGCAGCTCCGCTTCACTTTTACGCTTGAGTTTACGCGCGCTGGATTTAATTAAACTGGAGCTACCCGGTTTTAAGCGATTGATTTCTTCGGCCAGCTTGCCTGACAAACGTTGTTCGGCTAATTGCCGTAGCTCGATGGTAAATTGCTTAAGAGTCTCGCCATCGGGCAGTTGTTCGGCAGTTTCATCCCAGCGTTTTAGCTCCACTAGGGTTTGCGGGATTAATTGGCTCACCGTAGGGTGGTAGACACTACGGTAGAGCATGGTGGCAATTGGCGAAATAAAGGTGATGAAGACAAATATCAACAGCGGCATAGTAAACAGCAGCAATAGGCGCTTTTTGCGTTTTAATAAGCGCCGGCTGTGAATGATCTCTTCTACGCTAAGACTGTTGTTATCCATCTTCACCTCTAGCTCGCGGCTGGCTTACTTAAGTAGCCATTCGTTAAACTTCTCGCCTAAAGACTCGCCATAGTCGGCCCAAAACTCACCAGAGGCTTTAACCCCTTCATCTAAGTGAGAAGAAGGCAACTTAGGAATCACTGCTTCATCCACATAGGCGTAAGAAGAGTTACGGGTTGGGCCGTAAGCCACTTCAGGCATGCCACTTAAGGGTTTTGAACCCGTAGCAAAGCGAATAAACTCCATTGCCAGTTCTTTTTTCTTGGTACCTTTCACAATCGCCCAAACGTCTAAATCGTAGAGGTGAGCATCCCACACCATTTCAAAGGGTTTACCTTCACTTTGAATGGCATCAAAAATACGGCCATTGGCTGATTGCACCATTACCGCACCGCCATCGTTGAGTAGTTGTGGCGCTTGCGACCAGCTATCAAACCAAACGATGTCATCTTTAATTGAGGCCAATTTAGCAAAGGCGCGAGCTTGGCCTTCTTCGGTTTCTAGTACATCGTAGACTTCGGACTTAGGCACACCATCGGCAATCAATGCCCACTCCAGGTTAACCTGAGGGCGTTTACGCAAGGCGCGTTTACCGGGGTAAGTTTTGGTATCGAATAGGTCGGCAATGCTGCTAGGCTGGCCGCCTTGAATGGTGTCGTTATTGTAGGCAAACAGTACTGTCCAAACGATGTTACCCACACCACACTCATTGGCGAGCGCGGCTTCACTAAAGTCTTCTGCGGCAGGTGTGCCATCGTCACCCGGTGGTAGCGTATCTTGAGGAATCACTTCTAACAGGCCTTCTGAACAGGCACGCTCTAAGTCAATTACCTCTACATCAATCACATCCCAGAGGATGTTGCCACTTTCCACTTGCGCCTTAATTTCGGCAATACCACCCGAGTAGTTTTCAAATAAGATTTTGTGACCGGTTTTTTCCATAAAAGGGTCCAGCATGTGTTTTTGCTGGGCTGCTCCATAAGCGCCGCCAAAAGACACAGCGGTGAGCTGGTCGGCACTGGCGACATTGCACAGTGACGCTAAGGCAATAACTGGGAGTAGTCGTTTCATAGGTTCCATCCTTTACCATTAAGATCGTTGGGGGGAGTAAACACTAAGCCATCTTTAAATGACCAAGTTAGCTTACTGGTTGCGCCAGTTTCGATATTGGGCGCGTCGTGATCATTCAGCACTTTTACCATCAGTTCGGTTTTGTCGCGTAACTTGAAGAAGTAACGAATAAAATCACCTACGTAGAGGCGAGTGATAAATTCGGCTTCAATACTGTTTTCGAAATGATGTTTGTCGCTTTCAATGAATAAGTTCTCAGGACGAACCGCCAACACACAGTGTTGTCCGGCTTCAGGACAGTCCATCGCTTGGCCAATCACGATGCTACCATCACTTAATTCAACCTTGGCTTGGTCTGCCTCGCGCGCTAGTACTTTGCCCGCGAGATGATTATTTTCGCCAATAAAATCAGCCACAAAAGCATTGGCTGGGCGTTCATAGAGTACGTCAGGGGCAGCACATTGCTGCACAACGCCATCGTTAAACACCGCGATGCGATCAGACATGGTGAGCGCTTCGGTTTGGTCATGGGTGACATAAATGGCAGTAAAGCCGATGGATTCATGCAAACGTTTAATCTCGAATTGCATCTGCTCTCGCAGGTTTTTATCCAAGGCGCCTAGGGGTTCGTCCATCAGTACAATGGAGGGTTCAAAAATCAGTGAGCGAGCTAGTGCTACCCGTTGTTTCTGACCACCGGAAAGGTGGCCGGGATAGCGCTTGCCAAAACTCTCTAATTCGACCAAGGCCAGTGACTCGGCTACTTTGCGTTTTATGACTTCGCTGGGGAGTTTGCGCACTATCAGTGGGTAGGCGAGGTTTTCGGCGACGGTCATATGGGGGAATAAGGCGTAGTGCTGAAACACCATGCCGATGTTTCGATTGTAGGGAGCGACGTTGGTAATGGTTTGGCCATTCACCAAAATTTGCCCACTGGTGACGTCTTCGAAACCAGCCAGCATCATCAAACAGGTGGTCTTTCCCGAACCCGAAGGCCCCAATAGAGTAACAAACTCCCCTTTCTTAATATCGAGGTTGAAGTTTTTTACCACTAAGCTGCGTTGATCGTAGCTTTTTTTTACATCGACAAAACGAACATATTGATGGTCATCGACCGACTCGCTCATATACAGATCCTTTTGCTAAGAGCTAGCAGCGCAATTTGCGCTGGACGTCAAAATCCCTATTAACATTATCCTAACAAACTATGCTGCAGAGAAAAGTGCGAATATTAAACAACTTAACGGCGGTGCCAACATATTATACTTAGTTGGCTTGGTTTTTAAGTTGAAACGTTTGTCTCTTTAAAGTTTGCGATAAATTTATCTCGGAACTTGCGCCAGATGCTCGGTGATAAAGTCTACCGCCACCCTAACTTTAGGGATTTGATATTTAAGCCTTTGGTATAAAAGATAAATCCCGTTAGTTTCCACCGGGGCTACACGAACTTCTTGGTCGAGGTCGAGCCGCACTAGGCTGCCTTCATCAAGCATTTGCTGAACCCCCCACTCGGGTAATAGCGCAATGCCCTCACCGTTTTTGGCCGCATTTAACAGATGGCTACCATGGTTGCTAATGAGACGAATTTTGGGGTGTAACTCTTGCCAACCCTGTGGTCGCTTGACCAGCCAAGGCAGTACTTTGTCTGGGCCACGATAACGTAAGCTGAGGTGCTGATTAAGATCTAGCACCGAGTTAGGTGTACCGTATTTGGCGAGGTAAGCTGGAGAGGCGCACAAAACAAAATGGTTGCTGGTGAGCTTTTTCGCCACGATGCGCTCGTCGGGAGCTTGGCCTCCGCGAATGGCGATATCGATGGGGTCGCGGCGTAAGTTGGTCAGTTGGTCACTAAAATGCAGATCCAACACTATATCGGGGTAGCGCTGAGAAAACTCGTTTAAAATTGGCGTTAGGCAACGTTCGCCATAACTGGGCATGGCGCTAATTGACAGTAGCCCGCTAGGGTGAGCTTGTTGCTGTTTAAGTAGCGCTTCTGCATCATCCAAACTGCTAAGCGCGGGTAAAATTTGTTGGTAATACAGGGCACCGAGTTCGGTCAATTTTACCTGCCGAGTGCTACGCTCAAGTAATTGCTGTTGCAACAGCGCTTCTAAGTCGGCAATCCGCCGTGATACCGATGAGGCCGGAACGTCAAAAGCAGCAGCGGTTTTGGTAAAACTGGCCGATTCTGCCAAGTGGGCAAAATAGTGAAGTGCGCGTAGTTTATCCATGAGGCTATTTTTGTCATAAAGACAAAAAAGTTTAGCCAATTTGGTCATTTATTGCCAGTTGTGGTTTTATTTATAATGTTTTTGATAACAATTACACCCCCTATTTAGAGGAAACATCATGTCTAGCTATCAAGCCGTTCATCTTGTAAAACGTCCTGTTAATGTGATCGAAGCCAGTTGTTTCGAGTTAAGAGAGCACTCACCAACTGAGCTACAAGAAGGGCAATTTCGAGTGAAACAAACTCACATGTCTTTAGACCCAGCAATGCGTGGTTGGATGAGTGCCGATACTAACAGCTACATTCCACCTGTAGAGCTAGGAGCGGTGATGCGCGCTAGCGGCATTGGTGAAGTCGTGGAGTCGCGCCACCCAGATTTTCCGCAAGGTGCTCGAGTGATGGGCATGTTTGGCTGGACGGAGCAGGCTATTAGTAATGGTGCCGGGGTAAATTTAGTGCCTGAAGGTTTACCTGCAGAAGCGGTGCTAGCCGTATTAGCCTTGCCGGGAATGACAGCGGCGCAAGGCTTATTTGGCATTGCTAAGCCTAAGGCCGGCGAAACATTATTAGTGAGTGGCGCGGCTGGTTCTGTTGGCTCTTTAGTGGGGCAAATGGCCAAGGCTGAGGGGCTGCGAGTAATTGGCGTAGCTGGTAGTGATGAAAAGTGCCGTTGGTTGGTGGAGCAACTGGGTTTTGATGGCGCGGTAAACTACAAATCTGAGCAGCTAGCCGAACAAGTCGCCGAGCTGACACCAAACGGCATCGATATTTATTTTGAGAATACCGGCGGGCCGATCCAGCAAGTTGCCTTCGATAATATGAACACCTTTGGCCGCGTTGTGGTGTGCGGCATGATTGCTGATTACAACAGCGAGCAGCCTTCGGCTGGACCAAACTGGATGCAAATCATTAAGAAGCGTTTGTCGATTCAAGGTTTCACCATGCCTGACCATTTCGATAAGGCTCCGCAACTAATGCAACAAGTCGCCGCTTACCTACAAGCTGGCAAACTGCAATATCGAGTGCACGTACTCGACGGTTTAGCTGCGGCTATCGATGGCATTAACTTGCTGTTTAGCGGTGAAAACCAAGGGAAATTGTTAGTAAAACTATAAGCAGATTGGCCAAGTTCACTAGAGGTTTAGTGAGCTTGGCGCTAAGCGCCTAAGCGCAGACTTTAGTATCGTCATCAATGGCGATGTAGTTGGGCTGCTTGGCAATGCGTTGGCACCAGTCTTGAATCGCTGGAAAGCGGCTTAACTCAAAGCCTCCCTCATCGGCTACATGGGTATAAGCGTAAAGCGCAATGTCGGCAATGCTTAGCTGCTCTGCAACCAAATATTGATGCTGCTTTAAGTGTTGTTCCATTAATTCTAATGCCGCATAGCCTTGCTGTTGTTTGTCGGCGAGTTGAGCTTGGCGCAGTTCATTCATGCCAGCATGGCTCAACCAAAAACGCGGCGATGCAATATTAGGCTCGTGACTATATTGCTCGAAATTCATCCATTTCAATACCTCCGCCTGCAACCAAGTATCGCTTGGCCAAAAGCGCGTGCCCTGAGCCAGATAATATAAAACCGCATTAGACTCAGCCAAAGTACGGCCATCATCGAACTCTAATACCGGGATCTTACCGTTGGGATTAAGCGCTAAAAAGCGGGGAGTTCGGGTTTCCCCAGCGACAATGTCATAGCATTTCACTTGGTAGTCGATACCAAGCAGGTTTAATAACAGGCGGATCTTATAGCCATTGCCTGAGGGAAGGTAGTCATGCAAAATCATAGTGGCTCCTGCCGATGTATTTGTTTGGCTAGTGTGGCAATTTACTGGCAACTTGAATAACGATAAATTTTAATACTAAGTATTAATCTTGATGATGGGTAACTATGGATATTGACGCCTTACGCAGTTTGCTGGCCTTTGTTGAAAGTGGCAGTTTTACCCGTGCCGCTAGTCAAACTTTTCGCACTCAATCAGCGATCAGTGCGCAAATGAAAAAACTGCAGCAACAAGCGGCCAGCCCTTTATTTATTAAAGAAGGGCGAAGCCTGCAGTTAACTCCAGCAGGTCAAGCTTTAGCCAGTTATGCGCGGCGCATTGTGAGTCTGCATGATCAAGCCTTAATAGAAATGAAAAATAGCCACGCTACAGTTGAGTTGCGCTTGGGGTGTCCAGACGATTACAGTATTTCGGTATTGCCTTTGTTTGCCGAATTATTACAGCAGGCAGTGCCTAATTTAAGTTTACGTTTACGCGCCGCGCCCAGTTATTTGTTACGCCAAAGTTTGGATTGCGGAGAGTTGGATATAGCGATTTTAACCCGCAGTCCCGACAGTGATGAAGGTTATTTGCTGCGTCATGATCAAGGCGTATGGGTAAGTCATCCGCAGCGCGACCTTTCTTTGCAGCAGCCGATCCCGCTGGCCTTGTATGAAGCCGACTGCAAGTTTCATAGCAGTGCCATTGCCGGTTTAGATAAGGCTGAACGGCCTTATCGTTTGCTAGCCACCAGTGCCAATCATAGTGGACTCTATGGTATGGTAAAACAAGGTTTAGCGGTGGCGGCGATGGCGCGTTCAAGTAAAGGTGAATTACAAGAATTGTGCGCTACAACTATGCCGCCGTTACCAGCAATTGATATTGTTGTGGCGCTGGCCACTCAGCCCCATGTGGCCTGTAGCAGCACCATGATTAAAGATATTTGTGAACAGTTTCGCCAAAAGGATGTTGAGCTAGAGCCAACATTGGGCGAAGCTGTGTTTAACTGATCGTTATTTTGACATAAGGATGCATGATGAGTAGCGCTACTAGTCAAACCCAAGGTTTATTGCATTTTAGGTTATCGCATAGCCAGCTATTCGCGATTGGAACCTTAAAAGTACGCGAAATTGTGCCTTATACGCGGCTTACTGCCTTACCACATTCCCATCCCTACGTATTAGGCTCTGCGTCGCTACGAGGTCAAACGGTATCGGTTATCGACATGGCCGCTGCTGTGGGTTACCGCCCTATCAGTAAAGAAGAGCGCGAGTCTTGCTCCATCATTATTACCGACGTGAGTCGGCAAACTTTGGGCTTTCTGGTGCGAGGTATTGAGCGCATCACCGAATGCCGTTGGCGCGACATCGATCCACCGCCTAGCTCCTTAGGTAAAAATGCTTATGTCACCGGAGTGACCAGAGTAGATGATAAATTGGTGCAGTTATTGGATATCGAAAAGCTGATCGCCACGGTGTTCCCAGACGATGAAAACAAGGTGCGCGTTTCTGTGAGTCTGCCAGACCAAGCCATCTTGAGTCAGTTGAAAATTATGCTGGTGGACGATTCTGCTACCGCAAGAAAGCAGTTAGCGGGTGCTTTAGATAGCATAGAAATTGATTATCAAATTGCCAGTGATGGGGCCACGGCGTTTAAAATGATGCAACAAGCGGCTGCGGCCGGTGAGCCGATCGATGTTTTAGTGAGCGACATAGAAATGCCTGGGCTGGATGGCTATGAACTGACCTTTGAAGTACGTAGTGACCCTGGTGTGGCTGATGCTTACATTATTTTGCATACCTCTTTATCTAGTGAGATTAGCGTGGATCGTGCTCATCAAGTGGGAGCCGATGAAGCCTTAACTAAATTTGATGCTGGTGAGTTAATTGATGCCATGTTGCGTGGCGCAGAACGTGTTTCTCAAGCAGAAACAAGGAGCTCTTTAGCAAAAAAGAACGGAATCCCTGAGGGGATTCTGTAAGTAATTACTA from Agarivorans gilvus includes the following:
- a CDS encoding ABC transporter ATP-binding protein; protein product: MSESVDDHQYVRFVDVKKSYDQRSLVVKNFNLDIKKGEFVTLLGPSGSGKTTCLMMLAGFEDVTSGQILVNGQTITNVAPYNRNIGMVFQHYALFPHMTVAENLAYPLIVRKLPSEVIKRKVAESLALVELESFGKRYPGHLSGGQKQRVALARSLIFEPSIVLMDEPLGALDKNLREQMQFEIKRLHESIGFTAIYVTHDQTEALTMSDRIAVFNDGVVQQCAAPDVLYERPANAFVADFIGENNHLAGKVLAREADQAKVELSDGSIVIGQAMDCPEAGQHCVLAVRPENLFIESDKHHFENSIEAEFITRLYVGDFIRYFFKLRDKTELMVKVLNDHDAPNIETGATSKLTWSFKDGLVFTPPNDLNGKGWNL
- a CDS encoding NADP-dependent oxidoreductase produces the protein MSSYQAVHLVKRPVNVIEASCFELREHSPTELQEGQFRVKQTHMSLDPAMRGWMSADTNSYIPPVELGAVMRASGIGEVVESRHPDFPQGARVMGMFGWTEQAISNGAGVNLVPEGLPAEAVLAVLALPGMTAAQGLFGIAKPKAGETLLVSGAAGSVGSLVGQMAKAEGLRVIGVAGSDEKCRWLVEQLGFDGAVNYKSEQLAEQVAELTPNGIDIYFENTGGPIQQVAFDNMNTFGRVVVCGMIADYNSEQPSAGPNWMQIIKKRLSIQGFTMPDHFDKAPQLMQQVAAYLQAGKLQYRVHVLDGLAAAIDGINLLFSGENQGKLLVKL
- a CDS encoding ABC transporter substrate-binding protein, translated to MKRLLPVIALASLCNVASADQLTAVSFGGAYGAAQQKHMLDPFMEKTGHKILFENYSGGIAEIKAQVESGNILWDVIDVEVIDLERACSEGLLEVIPQDTLPPGDDGTPAAEDFSEAALANECGVGNIVWTVLFAYNNDTIQGGQPSSIADLFDTKTYPGKRALRKRPQVNLEWALIADGVPKSEVYDVLETEEGQARAFAKLASIKDDIVWFDSWSQAPQLLNDGGAVMVQSANGRIFDAIQSEGKPFEMVWDAHLYDLDVWAIVKGTKKKELAMEFIRFATGSKPLSGMPEVAYGPTRNSSYAYVDEAVIPKLPSSHLDEGVKASGEFWADYGESLGEKFNEWLLK
- a CDS encoding LysR family transcriptional regulator codes for the protein MDIDALRSLLAFVESGSFTRAASQTFRTQSAISAQMKKLQQQAASPLFIKEGRSLQLTPAGQALASYARRIVSLHDQALIEMKNSHATVELRLGCPDDYSISVLPLFAELLQQAVPNLSLRLRAAPSYLLRQSLDCGELDIAILTRSPDSDEGYLLRHDQGVWVSHPQRDLSLQQPIPLALYEADCKFHSSAIAGLDKAERPYRLLATSANHSGLYGMVKQGLAVAAMARSSKGELQELCATTMPPLPAIDIVVALATQPHVACSSTMIKDICEQFRQKDVELEPTLGEAVFN
- a CDS encoding chemotaxis protein — translated: MSSATSQTQGLLHFRLSHSQLFAIGTLKVREIVPYTRLTALPHSHPYVLGSASLRGQTVSVIDMAAAVGYRPISKEERESCSIIITDVSRQTLGFLVRGIERITECRWRDIDPPPSSLGKNAYVTGVTRVDDKLVQLLDIEKLIATVFPDDENKVRVSVSLPDQAILSQLKIMLVDDSATARKQLAGALDSIEIDYQIASDGATAFKMMQQAAAAGEPIDVLVSDIEMPGLDGYELTFEVRSDPGVADAYIILHTSLSSEISVDRAHQVGADEALTKFDAGELIDAMLRGAERVSQAETRSSLAKKNGIPEGIL
- a CDS encoding ABC transporter permease — encoded protein: MKNYPKYYSFWHILAHYGLRFSSLLVLAFLMLPILVIIPLSFNVEPFFTFTDGMLALDPEAYSLKWYAEIWHDDKWLLAIKNSFLIGICATLIATVLGTLAAIGLSNPAMPWQKLWMAILLSPMIVPLIITAAGMYFFYSQLNLAGSYLGVILAHAALGTPFVLITVNAALSGFDYSLVNASLGLGARPTFTFFKVIMPLIRPGVISGALFAFITSFDEVVVVLFLAGPEQRTIPRQMFSGLREQINPTILAVATLLILISALLLFTIEYLRARAERIQSGELDD
- a CDS encoding glutathione peroxidase is translated as MLENREGQAVPSVTFHTRQGDAWVDVTTEQLFKNKTVVVFALPGAFTPTCSSTHLPRYNELAGVLKENGVDDIVCISVNDTFVMNAWLADQEAENITVIPDGNGEFSEGMGMLVDKDELGFGKRSWRYSMLVKDGVIEKMFIEPNVPGDPFEVSDADTMLNYINADAKKPSAISIITKPGCPFCAKAKQLLIDKGLAYEEIILGTDATSVSLKAISGRSTVPQVFIEGKHIGGSDELETYFA
- a CDS encoding glutathione S-transferase family protein, giving the protein MILHDYLPSGNGYKIRLLLNLLGIDYQVKCYDIVAGETRTPRFLALNPNGKIPVLEFDDGRTLAESNAVLYYLAQGTRFWPSDTWLQAEVLKWMNFEQYSHEPNIASPRFWLSHAGMNELRQAQLADKQQQGYAALELMEQHLKQHQYLVAEQLSIADIALYAYTHVADEGGFELSRFPAIQDWCQRIAKQPNYIAIDDDTKVCA
- a CDS encoding LysR family transcriptional regulator, producing the protein MDKLRALHYFAHLAESASFTKTAAAFDVPASSVSRRIADLEALLQQQLLERSTRQVKLTELGALYYQQILPALSSLDDAEALLKQQQAHPSGLLSISAMPSYGERCLTPILNEFSQRYPDIVLDLHFSDQLTNLRRDPIDIAIRGGQAPDERIVAKKLTSNHFVLCASPAYLAKYGTPNSVLDLNQHLSLRYRGPDKVLPWLVKRPQGWQELHPKIRLISNHGSHLLNAAKNGEGIALLPEWGVQQMLDEGSLVRLDLDQEVRVAPVETNGIYLLYQRLKYQIPKVRVAVDFITEHLAQVPR
- a CDS encoding ABC transporter permease; translated protein: MDNNSLSVEEIIHSRRLLKRKKRLLLLFTMPLLIFVFITFISPIATMLYRSVYHPTVSQLIPQTLVELKRWDETAEQLPDGETLKQFTIELRQLAEQRLSGKLAEEINRLKPGSSSLIKSSARKLKRKSEAELQQQGDQLLLGYSKKWQDITVWRAIKRAGPAFTDSYYLTTFDLQRNSDGEIEQRDTQIYLKLYWKSLKIALIITLLTALLAYPLAYYLANASSKIANRLMVLVLLPFWTSLLVRTTSWIAILQTNGVVNSTLMKIGIIDQPLELLYTQFATIIAMTHILLPFMILPLYSVMKNIDPSYYRAALSLGSKPLPAFIKIYLPMTIPGVSAGALLVFIISIGYYITPAIVGGTEGQMISNIIAFHMQSSNNWELAAALGSLLLALIIGLYWLYDRYVGVNNIKLG